Part of the Nitrospirota bacterium genome, GGAGGACGATCTGTATGCCGGCTACGAGGGCGAGGCCGAGATCGAGGGCATTGCATCGAGCGTCAACGCCACGGACCAGACCTTCACCCTCAACGGGGTGACCGTGAATTACTCTGCGGCCACCTTCGATCCGGCGGGTCTGGTCCTTGCAAGCGGCATGGTGGTCGAGGTCAAGGGCAGCTTTGATGCCAGCGGCGTGCTGGTGGCGACCAGCATCGAGCTGGAGGACGCCGACGAAGACTGGTTCCCGGACGATTCTTCGGACTCCTCCGATATCGACGGCTGAACAAGCCAGCATGGCACATCGAAGGGGCGCCCTGGGGCGCCCCGGTCAACAATCTCATCGTGGTGAATTGAACATGCACAAGAGTGGTATAGCGACGGTTGCGCTATGGATGGTGCTGGGGGGATCCCTCCCGGTGCAGGCAGGAGAGCATCCGGGCCGTCTCTTGGCGTCCAATTGTTTCCAGTGCCATGGCACCGACGGCAAGGCCGTCGGCGACATGGAGCCCCTCGCGGGCAAGGACGTGTATTCCGACCTCAAGGAGATGCAGCTTGGGCTGGAGGGGGATCCCGACAGCATCATGCGCCCGCATGCCCTCGGCTACACCGACGAGCAGATCCGCTGGATCGCCGACTATTTCCGTGCCCAGCCCGAACGCTGAGACAGCGGCTGTATCCATACCAAGAGAGTGTTCAAGCATGCAGATTTCTCGCAGAAAGTTTCTGGAATGGATAGCTCTGGCAGGGACGGGTTCCTTGCTGCCGGGCATGGGGGTGGCGGCTGACCGTCTTGAGGTCAAGGCGCTCGATGAATTGCTCCGCGTCAACCTTCCTCGACCCGGACTGGTTCCGGGCGAGACGGGGGCCGTAGGTCGAGTGCTCGTGATCGGCGGCGGCATGGCCGGCGCCACCGTGGCCAAATATCTCCGGCTGTGGGGCGGGGCGCGGGTGGAGGTCACCCTGGTCGAGCGCAATGCGCAATACACCTCCTGCATCATGAGCAACCTGGTGCTGACCGGGCAGCTCGGCATGAGCTCTCTGAAATTCGACTACGCGGCCCTGGCGCGCAATTACGGGGTGAAGATCGAGATCGGCGACGTGGTCCAGGTCGATCCGATCGGCCACCGGGTTATGCTGGCGGGCGGTAAGTACCTCGATTACGACCGTCTGGTCATTGCCCCCGGCATCGATTTCCTGACCATCCCC contains:
- a CDS encoding cytochrome C; amino-acid sequence: MNMHKSGIATVALWMVLGGSLPVQAGEHPGRLLASNCFQCHGTDGKAVGDMEPLAGKDVYSDLKEMQLGLEGDPDSIMRPHALGYTDEQIRWIADYFRAQPER